GAGGCGATGCCCTGGTATATCGACCACTTTCGGCGGGGGTAACCGCCTCGGGGTCAGACCAGTTGAACAAGGGACAAGGAGCAAGGAAGCAAGGGCGTGCGACCCCTTGCTCCTTGACCCGTGATTTCTTTTTTACTCTTCTTCGCAAGGATCTAATTCGTGGCATCAATGGATAACGTGCGCCTGGGCGTGATCGGCCTGGGCTATGTGGGGCTGCCGCTGGCGGTGGAGTTCGGCAAGGTGCTGCCCACCGTGGGCTTCGATATCAACGCCAAGCGCATCGCTGAGCTGCGCGACGGCGTGGACCACACCCTGGAGGTGGAGCCGGAGCTGCTGGCCGCGGCGAGCCAGCTGAGTTTCGAGAGCGAGCTCGAGGCGCTGCGCGATTGCAACGTCTATATCGTCACCGTGCCGACGCCCATCGATTCGAGCCGCCGGCCGGACCTGACGCCGTTGGTCAAGGCCAGCGAGACCCTGGGCCAGGTGGTGGGGCAGGGCGATGTGGTGATCTATGAGTCCACCGTCTACCCGGGCGCTACCGAGGAGGCGTGTATTCCGGTGGTGGAGCGGGTCTCCGGGCTCGCCTACAACCGTGACTTCTTCGCCGGCTACAGCCCCGAGCGGATCAATCCGGGCGACAAGGAGCACCGCGTCACCACCATCAAGAAGGTGACCTCGGGCTCCACCCCCGAGATCGCCGAGTTCGTCGATGCGCTCTATCGCCGGGTGATCACCGCCGGTACCCATCTGGCCAGCTCGATTGCCGTGGCCGAGGCGGCCAAGGTGATCGAGAACACTCAGCGCGACGTCAACATCGCCCTGATCAACGAGCTGGCGGTGATCTTCAACCGCCTGGGGATCGACACCGAGGAGGTGCTGGAGGCCGCCGGCACCAAGTGGAACTTCCTGCCGTTCCGACCGGGGCTGGTGGGCGGCCACTGCATCGGCGTGGACCCCTACTACCTTACCCACCGCGCCCAGCAGGTGGGCTACCACCCGGAGATGATCCTCGCCGGGCGGCGCCTCAATGACGGCATGGGCGCCTATGTGGCCAGCCAGCTGGTCAAGCAGATGATCAAGCGGCGCCTCCATGTGGAAGGCGCTCGGGTGCTGGTGATGGGCCTCACCTTCAAGGAGAACTGCCCGGACCTGCGTAACACCCGGGTGGTGGATATCATCAGGGAGTTGGCCGACTACGGGGTGGCGGTGGACGTATTCGATCCCCAGGTCAACAAGGACGAAGCCGAGGCGGAGTATGGCATTCGCCCCGTGGAGCAGCCCACTGAAGGCGCCTATGACGCCATGATCCTCGCCGTCGCCCACCGCGAGTTCAAGGCCCTCGGCTGTGATGGCATCCGCGCCTGGGGCAAGGCCGAGCATGTGCTCTATGACCTCAAGTACCTGCTGCCCAAGGAGAGCGTGGACCTGAGGCTGTAATCAGCCTTTGTGGCGCCTTCACCGGGGTCAGACCCTTCAGGGAACTTAGGCCAACCCCCGCCTAAGTTCCCTGAAGGGTCTGACCCCTGCTGCTTAAGGCTTATCGTTGCATGTAACAAGGTGGCGCGCTACCCTTGCACATGAAACGAAGGAGGGTTCGTCATGGTAGCGACCAATGACGTGAATAATCGGGTGAAGAGGCATCGCGCTGCCTTGCGGGCAGCCGGCCTTCGCCCGATCCAGATTTGGGTGCCGGACACCCGACAACCCGGCTTTGCCGAAGAGGCTCGGCGCCAGTGTGCTGTCGTCGCGGCTGCCGACGCCGACGATCAGGACGTCCACGCCTTCATGGATGCCGCTCTTCTGGACTTGGACGAAGACGAGAGTGACGCATGAGGCGAGGCGACCTGGTCACCCTTGTCCTGTCCGGTGACTTCGGGAAGCCGCGTCCCGCTCTCATTATTCAGTCGGATCAGTTTGCCGGTACCGGCAGTGTGACGGTGCTGCTGCTCTCCAGTGCCCGGGTGGATGCGCCGTTGCTTCGCCTTGATGTGGAGCCCACCCCCGAGAATGGCTTGCAGCGACGCTCCCAGATCATGGTGGACAAGCCCATGACGGTGAAGCGTCAGAGGGTGGGACAGGCCTTCGGCCACCTCGACGACAGCGTCATGCTCGCCGTCAACAGGGCGCTGGCTGTCTTCTTGGGCTTCGCGTGAGGCGCCACTCTAGGGGGGCAGACCCTTCAG
The Halomonas sp. H10-9-1 DNA segment above includes these coding regions:
- the tviB gene encoding Vi polysaccharide biosynthesis UDP-N-acetylglucosamine C-6 dehydrogenase TviB; the encoded protein is MDNVRLGVIGLGYVGLPLAVEFGKVLPTVGFDINAKRIAELRDGVDHTLEVEPELLAAASQLSFESELEALRDCNVYIVTVPTPIDSSRRPDLTPLVKASETLGQVVGQGDVVIYESTVYPGATEEACIPVVERVSGLAYNRDFFAGYSPERINPGDKEHRVTTIKKVTSGSTPEIAEFVDALYRRVITAGTHLASSIAVAEAAKVIENTQRDVNIALINELAVIFNRLGIDTEEVLEAAGTKWNFLPFRPGLVGGHCIGVDPYYLTHRAQQVGYHPEMILAGRRLNDGMGAYVASQLVKQMIKRRLHVEGARVLVMGLTFKENCPDLRNTRVVDIIRELADYGVAVDVFDPQVNKDEAEAEYGIRPVEQPTEGAYDAMILAVAHREFKALGCDGIRAWGKAEHVLYDLKYLLPKESVDLRL
- a CDS encoding antitoxin MazE family protein, with amino-acid sequence MVATNDVNNRVKRHRAALRAAGLRPIQIWVPDTRQPGFAEEARRQCAVVAAADADDQDVHAFMDAALLDLDEDESDA
- a CDS encoding type II toxin-antitoxin system PemK/MazF family toxin, giving the protein MRRGDLVTLVLSGDFGKPRPALIIQSDQFAGTGSVTVLLLSSARVDAPLLRLDVEPTPENGLQRRSQIMVDKPMTVKRQRVGQAFGHLDDSVMLAVNRALAVFLGFA